One Haloarchaeobius amylolyticus genomic window, GGAGGAGATCCTCGACCGCTACCGCGGCACCGAGCTGCAGGACTTCCTGAAGTCGCTGCGCGACGGCGACGTGACCGTCGCCCGCAAGCCGCAGTACGTCGACCAGATTCCCAAGCAGTTCGACGGGGTCACCCGGACGCTGCTCGAATCCGCCGACGAGCGCGGCGTCCTCGACCAGCTCACCGAGCGTCTCTCCATCACGCCGGTCCTCGACCAGGACATCGACAACCTCTCCGGCGGGGAACTCCAGCGCGTCGCGCTGGCGGCCACCCTCGCCCGGGACGCCGACTTCTACTTCCTGGACGAGATCACGCCGTACCTCGACATCGGCCAGCGCGTCACCGCGGCGCGGCTCATCCGCGACCTCGCCGAGGACGGCGACCGGTCGATGCTGGTGGTCGAACACGACCTGGCCATCCTCGACCTGCTCGCGGACAACCTCCACATCGCCTACGGTGAGCCGGGGGCCTACGGTGTCATCACGACGCCGAAGTCCGTCAGGAACGGCATCAACGAGTACCTGAAGGGCTACCTCGACAACGAGAACATGCGCATCCGGCCGAACGCCATCAAGTTCGAGGAGCACGCCCCGCGGACCGTCAGCAAGGGCGAGGTCATCGCGGAGTACCCCGACCTCGCGATGAGCTACGGCGAGGGCGAGTTCGGCCTGGAGGTCGAGGGCGGCAAGATCCGCGAGAACGAGGTCCTGGGCATCGTCGGCCCGAACGGTATCGGGAAGTCGACGTTCGCGAAGCTCCTGAACGGGAGCATCGAGCCCACGAAAGGCGAGCTGGACTTCCGGCTCGACATCTCCTACAAGCCCCAGTACATCGAGATCGACCAGCCGATGCGGGTCGACGTCTTCCTGCAGTCCATCACCGACCAGTTCGGCTCGTCGTACTGGGAGACGGAGATCGCCAACCCGCTCCAGCTCGGCCGCATCATGGAGCAGAACCTGAACGACCTCTCCGGCGG contains:
- a CDS encoding ribosome biogenesis/translation initiation ATPase RLI; amino-acid sequence: MAEDSIAVVDLDRCQPDRCNYECKNYCPPNRTGKECITLRGEDAMEGKPDQVRISEEICLGETCGICVEKCPFDAIEIINLPQELSEEPAHRYGENAFSLYGLPAPEEGRVTGILGPNGIGKTTAVRILAGELAPNLGDYGHEPEWEEILDRYRGTELQDFLKSLRDGDVTVARKPQYVDQIPKQFDGVTRTLLESADERGVLDQLTERLSITPVLDQDIDNLSGGELQRVALAATLARDADFYFLDEITPYLDIGQRVTAARLIRDLAEDGDRSMLVVEHDLAILDLLADNLHIAYGEPGAYGVITTPKSVRNGINEYLKGYLDNENMRIRPNAIKFEEHAPRTVSKGEVIAEYPDLAMSYGEGEFGLEVEGGKIRENEVLGIVGPNGIGKSTFAKLLNGSIEPTKGELDFRLDISYKPQYIEIDQPMRVDVFLQSITDQFGSSYWETEIANPLQLGRIMEQNLNDLSGGERQRVAIAACLSEDADLYLLDEPSAHLDVEQRVQATRAIRRYAESQDATVMVIDHDIYMIDLLADRLMVFDGEPAHHGHAGTPQGMRSGMNEFLANLDVTFRRDERTKRPRVNKPDSQLDRKQKSEGEYYYAP